The nucleotide window GGTTCGATGGAAATCAACAGTCCGGCAAGAGCTACCGGCAGGTTCAACGCTGAAAGGACTAGTAGCGCCGCAAAAGTCGCGCCACCTCCAACTCCGGCAACTCCGAATGAGCTGATAGCCACAATGGCAATCACGGTCGCGATGAACGATGGCGTCAATGGATCAATACCAACTGACGGTGCAATCATGACTGCCAGCATTGCAGGATAAATCCCGGCGCAGCCATTTTGTCCGATAGATAACCCGAAGGAGCCGGCAAAGTTAGCAATACCTTCTGGCACGCCAAGCGAGCGCTGTGTTTTGATATTTAATGGCAATGCCCCGGCACTCGTTCTTGAAGTGAAAGCAAACGCGAGAACAGGAAATGCTTTTTTAATATAAGTGACTGGATTCAAACCAGCAATCGTAAGTAATAATAAGTGGATAATGAACATGATTGCAAGAGCCACATATGAAGCAGCTACGAATTTACCGAGTTTCAAGATGGCGTCGAAATCACTCAATGCAACGGTTTTTGTCATAATGGCAAGAACTCCATATGGAGTCAGGCGCAGAATCAGCGTGACGACCCTCATGATGATTGCATAGAAAGCATCAACAATTTTGGCAAAAAGCTCCGCCTGATCAGGAGATTTTCTCCTCACTCCAAGATAAGCTATTCCAAGGAATGCAGCGAAAATCACGACTGAGATTGTAGAAGTTGGCCTTGCACCAGTGAAATCAAGAAATGGATTGGCTGGCAAGAGATCAAGAATTTGCTGTGGCATTGTACGGCCTTCAATTCCACCATACGTTTCCTCAAGCTTCTCAGCGCGTGCTTGCTCCGCCTCTCCCTGTGTGATCTGCACAGCTTCAAGGTCGAAACCAACTGCAGTAGCAATTCCAACAGCAGCGGCAACAGCTGTTGTTCCAACCAGCAAACCGAGGATCAGTGTGCTGATTTTACCAATGTTATTCGTCAGCTTTAGCTTCGTGAAGGCAGCTAAAATCGATATAAATACTAGCGGCATAACAACCATTTGCAGGAACTTTACATAACCGCTTCCCACAATTGAGAACCAGTCCGTACTTTTCGTAATGACCTCAGATCCCGCTCCATAAATGAATTGCAATGCAAAACCGAAAACAATCCCGATTCCCAGTGCAATGAATACTCGTTTAGAAAATGATACATGCTTCTTCTGCATGTAAAAAAGAACAGCGATAATGCCTAGCAAAACTGCAATATTTAAAATAACAAGTCCAGTGGTCACTGACTTTCCCTCCTAATTTATCATTATCGAATAATATAATACATGTATTCTGATAAGTCAACTCGGAATTTAAATTGTACACACCTCCATCAAAAATCTATATATTATTATTTATGAACAACTGTAGGGTTCCATGACTCATGAAAATTTTATTTAATAACAAAAAGCCATCACATTGGATGGCTTTTCGTCTTTACGTATATAATTTATAAGCTATCAGTCATGGGAAAAGGCGGCATCTCCGCCTTCATTTTTTAATAATGATGTTTATACGAATTTATTCTGTGTATCATAAGCAGGCAGTGAGATCGAGAACGTACTTCCTTTGCCGTACTCTGATTTGACTATTATTTCTCCACCATGGAACTGGATGATCTCTTTGACAATAGGCAAGCCCAGGCCAGTACCTCCTATAGATCTGCGATCAGAATTATCGACTCTATAGAACTTTTCAAACACCTTGTCAATGGCTTCTGGAGGGATGCCAAGGCCCTCATCCTGAATTTCAATATGGATGTTTCCTTCTTTTTCGAAAACCGTCAGCTTGACTTCCCCGCCCTCAGGGGAATATTTAATAGCATTATGGACCACATTGATCAGAGCCTGCTCCAATT belongs to Mesobacillus subterraneus and includes:
- a CDS encoding L-cystine transporter, encoding MTTGLVILNIAVLLGIIAVLFYMQKKHVSFSKRVFIALGIGIVFGFALQFIYGAGSEVITKSTDWFSIVGSGYVKFLQMVVMPLVFISILAAFTKLKLTNNIGKISTLILGLLVGTTAVAAAVGIATAVGFDLEAVQITQGEAEQARAEKLEETYGGIEGRTMPQQILDLLPANPFLDFTGARPTSTISVVIFAAFLGIAYLGVRRKSPDQAELFAKIVDAFYAIIMRVVTLILRLTPYGVLAIMTKTVALSDFDAILKLGKFVAASYVALAIMFIIHLLLLTIAGLNPVTYIKKAFPVLAFAFTSRTSAGALPLNIKTQRSLGVPEGIANFAGSFGLSIGQNGCAGIYPAMLAVMIAPSVGIDPLTPSFIATVIAIVAISSFGVAGVGGGATFAALLVLSALNLPVALAGLLISIEPLIDMGRTAVNVSGSMTSGILTSRITKEIDSSVYTDMNQKIEAEA